The following proteins come from a genomic window of Gimesia chilikensis:
- a CDS encoding cation diffusion facilitator family transporter yields the protein MTQATEHEPAGEDHAGHSHGLTHADSLRGVSSSRLIWAIVLNQLLTVGQVVAGIYSGSVALLSDAAHNFNDANALLIAYIARRISLKQANERFTFGYRRAEMIGALINLTLLAIVGLYLVYEGISRFFEPEHVMGSVMAYTAILALVVDVGSALLLWSMSKGSLNVRAAFFHNIVDALGSIAVLVGAAAIIWFGWNWVDPLITVLISGYILWEVYKMLPQAMRMLMEGTPADFDIPALVERVEALADIEEIHHLHLWELDEEHTALEAHVVIRKQNAEQMEIIKQQIKELLVHEFQIEHSTLEFEFADAAENQCHDTRVIPEH from the coding sequence ATGACTCAAGCAACAGAACACGAACCTGCCGGCGAGGACCACGCCGGTCACTCACATGGCCTGACACATGCGGATTCCCTGCGGGGTGTGAGCAGTTCGCGGCTGATCTGGGCGATCGTTCTGAATCAGTTGCTGACGGTCGGGCAGGTGGTCGCGGGAATTTATTCGGGCAGTGTGGCGCTGCTGTCTGATGCTGCTCACAATTTCAATGATGCCAACGCGCTGTTGATTGCCTACATAGCACGACGGATTTCCCTAAAACAAGCCAACGAACGGTTCACCTTTGGTTATCGCCGGGCCGAGATGATTGGTGCTTTGATCAACCTGACGCTGCTGGCGATCGTCGGCCTGTACCTGGTTTATGAAGGGATCTCCCGTTTTTTCGAACCGGAACATGTGATGGGTTCGGTGATGGCCTATACCGCGATTCTGGCCCTGGTGGTCGACGTCGGATCGGCACTGCTGTTGTGGTCGATGAGCAAGGGTTCTTTAAATGTCCGGGCCGCATTTTTCCATAACATTGTCGACGCGTTAGGCAGTATCGCGGTCCTGGTGGGTGCAGCGGCGATTATCTGGTTTGGGTGGAACTGGGTCGATCCGCTGATTACCGTGCTGATCTCGGGTTATATTCTCTGGGAGGTCTATAAGATGCTCCCGCAGGCGATGCGGATGCTGATGGAAGGAACCCCCGCTGACTTCGATATTCCAGCCCTTGTCGAACGCGTCGAAGCGCTTGCCGACATCGAAGAGATCCACCATCTGCACCTGTGGGAACTGGATGAAGAGCACACAGCGCTGGAGGCACACGTGGTCATCCGGAAACAGAATGCAGAGCAGATGGAGATCATCAAGCAGCAGATCAAGGAATTACTGGTACACGAATTTCAGATTGAACACTCGACACTGGAATTCGAATTCGCTGACGCAGCAGAAAACCAGTGCCACGATACGCGGGTGATTCCCGAGCATTGA